In Candidatus Manganitrophus morganii, the genomic window GTTTTCCGCCGTCTCCCACGGTGTACAAGGGCGCTCCGGTCACATCGGTGGTTCGGCTAAACCCGGTCACGACTGTTTCAGTTCCGTTCGCCGGCGTGTTTCCTCGGGGGCGCTCGATGGTCGAGACGACGTAGCCGTCGGTCCACCACCGGTCCAGCCCGATAATAAAGCTCAGCCGATCGTTAAAGACCCGGTTTCCATATTGAAGGTGAGCGTTGCCGGTGCCATACGATCCATAACCCACCCGGGCCACGATGGTCTCTTCATCCGGCGTCTTCATGATGCTGTTGATCACGCCGCCAAGGGCGTACCCTCCATAAAGCGCGGAGTAAGGGCCGCGGACCACCTCAATCCGTTCAATCTCATCGACCGGCATTTCGCTCCAGGGGATTCCTCCCGTGATCGCGCTGTTTAAGGGAATTCCGTCGAGCATCAACAGGACCCGCTGCTGTCCCTGAAAGCCGCGCATAATCGTCATCGTATGGTTGTCGACCGGTCCGCGGAACTTCAAAACAGAGACGCCGACCTCGCGCCGAAGCGCCTCATCCAACGTCGGCGCATGCATTTTTTCAATCTCTTTGTCGGTCACGATGGACGTGCTCGCCGGCGCTTTTTCAACTTTTTCTTCGGTCCTCGTTGCCGTGACCGTCATCTCTTCATCGAATTCGATCCGACTGGTCTCTTCTTCCACCCCCTTACTTTCTTCCGCCCCTGCCGTTGTCTCTTCCGTCTCTGTTGCGATCGGTTCTTCTTCCTGGGCCAACCCCGGTGATGCAATCAGCCAGAATAATAGCGACAGAATTCGAACGGACGTATTCCAACCTTTAATTGGTTCCTGTTGCATTACCGGATACCTCCTTTTGTAATTGTTGCCTGTGGTCTTCATCCGCTTCTCTTTCCATGTAGCTTAAATAGACCTGTTCGAGGTCGAGCTGATCGAGCTCCCCGCGGGTCAATTCGGTCACCCGTTTTCCCGACTTCATGATCCCCACCCGATCGGCCAATTGATGCATCCGAAGCAGATCGTGCGTCGCCATCAGAATCGCTCTCCCCTCTGCGCGAAGCTGGGAGAGGAGCCGGAAGAACTCCGACGCCGCGCGGGGATCGAGGCCGCTCGTCGGCTCGTCCAACAAAAGGAGCTTCGCCCCCTTCATCTTGATCGCCGCGATCGCCACCTTCTGCCGCATCCCCTTGCTTAAATAGCGCGCTTTCCGGGAGAGCGCCTCTCTCGGGAAACCGACCTCTTCCAACATGCGGTCGCACGCTTCGAGCGAAGGATTCTGCCCGGCCAGCCGGCCGAAGTAACGGAGGTTGGTTCGGGCATCCAGATCGCCATAAAGAGCAACCTGCTCCGGGATGTAACCGATATGTCGTTTGGTCTCCACCGGCTGCGCCACCACGTCGAGGCCGTTGATCTTCGCCGTTCCCCGCGATGGCTGAATGAAGCCGAGCAGAAGATTGATCGTGGTGCTCTTTCCGGCCCCGTTGGCCCCCAGAAGGGCATAGAGCTCTCCCGGCTGCACTTGAATATTCAGGTCATGAAGTCCGATGTTGCCGTCTTCATAAATTTTCGCTAAACCGTGCGTCTCTAACATTCCGTCCTCCTGATCGTCATCGTCCTCACGTTCCAACGAAGGCAAAAAATTAACGCATATCGTACCGGCGGATCCCTCGGACGGCGGCCGCATAAGCCACCCCTGACAGAAGCGCCAGCCAGAACATCTTGGGCCAGGTCCGACCCACCACCTCCGCCAGAGACTCCTCCCGATATTGAAAACCGGGGATGCCTGCGAAGATCGCCTTCACTTCTTTCGGCTCCTGACGGGCGACCGAAGCGTAATATCTTGAAAGCTCATATCGGAATGTCTCGACCTGCTCGATAAAGT contains:
- a CDS encoding ABC transporter ATP-binding protein; this translates as MLETHGLAKIYEDGNIGLHDLNIQVQPGELYALLGANGAGKSTTINLLLGFIQPSRGTAKINGLDVVAQPVETKRHIGYIPEQVALYGDLDARTNLRYFGRLAGQNPSLEACDRMLEEVGFPREALSRKARYLSKGMRQKVAIAAIKMKGAKLLLLDEPTSGLDPRAASEFFRLLSQLRAEGRAILMATHDLLRMHQLADRVGIMKSGKRVTELTRGELDQLDLEQVYLSYMEREADEDHRQQLQKEVSGNATGTN